In the Flavisolibacter tropicus genome, one interval contains:
- a CDS encoding pyridoxal phosphate-dependent aminotransferase, translating into MLQISNRGQQMPPSPIRKLVPYAEAAKRKGIHVYHLNIGQPDVETPPAILDAVRKADIKVLEYSHSAGNESYRRKLVQYYKSVGINVTHEEIMITTGGSEAIQFGFFTCLNPGDEVIIPEPFYANYNGFAVAAGVKVVPITSHIENGFALPPIADFEKVITDKTKAIVVCNPNNPTGYLYSREEMEALKTICLKYDLYLFSDEAYREFCYDGEYISALHLEGMEQHAILMDTVSKRYSACGARIGAFVTKNKEVYNTAMKFAQARLSPPGLAQIMGEAAVDLPASYFDEPKAEYMGRRDLLVSRLNAMPGVFCPNPGGAFYAIARLPIDDADVFCQWLLESFSHDNKTVMLAPATGFYGTPGLGKNEVRLAYVLNKHDINEAMDCLQAALEVYPGRVAVAEKNVSQVAG; encoded by the coding sequence ATGTTGCAGATTTCTAACCGTGGGCAACAAATGCCACCATCGCCTATCAGAAAGTTAGTACCGTATGCCGAAGCGGCAAAACGCAAGGGCATTCATGTATATCACCTCAATATTGGTCAGCCCGACGTGGAAACCCCACCCGCTATCCTGGATGCAGTGCGTAAGGCCGATATCAAAGTATTGGAATATAGCCACAGTGCCGGTAATGAAAGCTACCGCCGCAAGCTGGTGCAGTACTACAAAAGCGTAGGGATCAATGTGACGCACGAAGAGATCATGATCACTACCGGTGGTTCTGAGGCCATTCAGTTTGGATTCTTTACCTGTCTAAACCCTGGCGACGAAGTAATTATTCCTGAACCTTTTTATGCCAACTACAATGGCTTTGCTGTAGCGGCTGGTGTAAAGGTGGTGCCTATTACATCGCATATTGAAAATGGTTTTGCTTTACCGCCGATTGCTGATTTTGAAAAAGTGATTACCGATAAGACCAAGGCCATTGTGGTGTGCAACCCTAACAACCCTACCGGCTACTTATACAGCCGTGAGGAAATGGAAGCGTTGAAGACTATCTGTTTGAAATACGACCTTTACCTGTTTTCAGATGAGGCTTACCGTGAGTTTTGCTATGACGGTGAGTACATCAGCGCGCTTCACCTGGAAGGCATGGAGCAGCACGCTATTTTAATGGATACCGTGAGCAAGCGCTATAGCGCCTGCGGTGCCCGTATAGGTGCGTTTGTAACCAAGAATAAAGAAGTATACAATACCGCAATGAAGTTTGCACAGGCGCGTTTAAGTCCTCCCGGACTGGCCCAGATCATGGGTGAAGCGGCTGTAGACTTACCTGCCTCTTATTTCGACGAACCAAAAGCAGAATACATGGGCCGTCGCGACTTGTTGGTGTCTCGCCTGAATGCTATGCCTGGTGTGTTTTGTCCAAATCCCGGTGGTGCATTCTATGCCATTGCGCGTTTACCAATTGACGATGCAGATGTATTTTGTCAGTGGTTGTTAGAGTCTTTCTCGCATGATAATAAAACAGTAATGCTGGCGCCTGCTACTGGCTTCTATGGTACGCCAGGATTGGGTAAGAACGAAGTGCGTTTAGCCTATGTGTTGAACAAACACGATATCAATGAAGCCATGGATTGCTTACAAGCTGCATTGGAAGTGTACCCTGGACGCGTAGCTGTTGCTGAAAAAAATGTGTCGCAAGTAGCTGGGTAA
- the pafA gene encoding alkaline phosphatase PafA yields MNRTFLFIVLLISSRFSFAQPPVSTALPRPKLVVGIVVDQMRWDYLYRFYDRYTANGFKRMLREGFTCENTRIDYMPTVTAIGHSTIYTGSVPAIHGITGNDFIIQATGKKMYCAEDSTVETVGSTSSAGRMSPRNLLASTITDELKLATNFRAKVIGLSLKDRGSILPAGHAADAAYWFDDATGNFITSTYYRKELPAWLNAFNQKGWAQKLLKQDWNTLYALNTYVQSTADNNRYEGAFAGAAGPAFPVSTSGMFAKDYSVIKTTPQGNTLMLELAKAAIENERMGKGGFTDFLAVSFSATDYVGHKFGVNAIETEDVYLRLDKTLAELFSYLDQSVGKNAYTVFLTADHGAAHNPNFLVDNKIPAGFWSSGDVLKELNNVLEKKYQYKNIVSSLLNYQVHLNQPLITKNGLNEEAIRADIVHFLKCQPTISFVADLNALEKAPLPESIKSSMVNGYNFKRSGPIFFVLEPAWYSGSAMSTGTSHGTWYGYDAHIPLVWMGWGIRQGQTNRPTKMTDIAPTLAALLKIQAPNGSVGQPIEEGLLYKSK; encoded by the coding sequence ATGAACCGTACGTTTTTATTTATTGTATTGCTTATAAGCAGCCGCTTCAGTTTTGCACAGCCACCGGTTTCCACGGCACTACCTCGACCAAAGCTGGTTGTGGGGATCGTGGTCGATCAGATGCGCTGGGATTATTTGTACCGTTTCTATGACCGATACACGGCAAATGGATTCAAGCGGATGCTACGGGAAGGCTTTACTTGTGAGAATACAAGGATCGATTATATGCCTACTGTTACCGCTATCGGCCACAGTACTATATACACCGGTTCGGTTCCGGCGATTCATGGCATTACTGGGAATGACTTTATCATACAGGCTACGGGAAAAAAGATGTATTGTGCTGAAGATAGCACAGTAGAAACTGTTGGTAGCACCTCTTCGGCCGGCAGAATGTCTCCCCGGAACTTACTGGCCAGTACGATAACAGATGAATTAAAGCTGGCTACTAATTTCCGGGCTAAAGTAATAGGACTTTCACTAAAAGACCGGGGAAGCATTTTGCCTGCAGGCCATGCGGCCGACGCCGCTTATTGGTTTGATGATGCAACCGGTAACTTTATTACCAGTACCTATTATAGGAAAGAACTGCCAGCCTGGTTAAACGCCTTCAATCAAAAAGGCTGGGCTCAAAAGCTGCTGAAGCAAGACTGGAATACACTTTACGCACTGAATACGTATGTGCAAAGTACGGCAGATAACAACCGTTATGAAGGTGCGTTTGCGGGAGCTGCTGGACCAGCCTTCCCTGTAAGTACCTCAGGTATGTTTGCCAAAGATTATAGTGTCATTAAAACAACGCCACAGGGCAACACCTTGATGCTGGAATTGGCAAAGGCTGCTATTGAGAACGAGCGCATGGGAAAAGGTGGGTTCACTGATTTCCTGGCCGTAAGTTTTTCTGCTACTGATTATGTGGGCCATAAGTTTGGCGTGAACGCTATTGAAACAGAAGATGTATACCTCCGTTTGGATAAGACCTTGGCTGAACTTTTCTCATACTTGGATCAGAGCGTAGGTAAAAATGCCTACACCGTATTTCTAACAGCCGATCATGGGGCCGCCCATAATCCCAACTTTTTAGTTGATAACAAAATCCCGGCTGGCTTTTGGTCATCTGGGGACGTATTGAAAGAGCTGAACAATGTATTAGAAAAGAAGTATCAGTACAAAAACATTGTTTCCAGTTTGCTGAACTACCAGGTTCATTTAAATCAGCCACTTATTACTAAGAATGGGTTGAATGAAGAAGCCATACGGGCCGATATTGTGCATTTTTTAAAATGCCAGCCTACTATTTCATTTGTTGCCGATTTGAATGCGCTGGAAAAGGCTCCATTACCTGAGTCAATAAAGTCAAGTATGGTAAACGGCTACAATTTCAAACGATCTGGCCCTATTTTCTTTGTTTTAGAACCTGCTTGGTACTCCGGATCAGCTATGTCTACGGGCACCTCTCATGGCACCTGGTATGGTTATGATGCACATATACCCTTAGTCTGGATGGGATGGGGCATTCGCCAAGGCCAAACAAATAGACCTACTAAAATGACGGATATTGCTCCAACCCTAGCCGCCCTGCTAAAAATACAAGCGCCAAACGGCAGTGTAGGCCAACCAATCGAAGAAGGGCTGCTATATAAATCAAAATAG
- a CDS encoding FGGY-family carbohydrate kinase yields MQIGNEQETFSAKLVDKKRMQPSYFIGVDIGTQGARVVLVNQNGIMVGSKEESFPLNNQSREEQSPELWWSSCLTSLRALCYELKPVIDLSHVRAIAVTSTSGTIIPLDKSNRPLHAAIMYSDPRSVQEARLCKAAASTSGSMGFTAFNASCGLSKMVWFVNNFPEKASQLGMFIHAADYITGQLSGNFKVTDYTNALKSGYDIVQLQWPDFITKALPIKPEWLQEVVPTGVSVGCLKSELAEQLGLSDKIIITAGVTDGCASQVASGAVKPGDWNTTIGTTLVIKGVTAKEVKDPTGVLYCHRHPEGYWMPGGASNTGADWVSRLFGQSDLNEINAAAAKLIPTGLLAWPLLQQGERFPFVAPDAQGFAPEELSEAELFTAYMEGVAYIERYAYERIQMLSGETIHQVYTAGGASNSDAWLTIRSNVLGVPVYKMQSVSGAAGAAILAASKTYYTSLSEAAGNMVQVQKIETPDKDLVDQYDQTYTQFINTLKLKGYIPE; encoded by the coding sequence ATGCAGATTGGAAACGAACAAGAAACTTTTTCAGCCAAACTAGTTGACAAGAAAAGAATGCAACCATCCTATTTTATTGGAGTCGATATTGGAACACAAGGCGCCAGGGTCGTATTAGTAAATCAAAACGGCATCATGGTTGGTTCAAAGGAGGAGAGCTTTCCTTTAAATAACCAATCAAGAGAAGAACAGTCGCCTGAATTATGGTGGTCTTCCTGCCTTACTTCTCTTCGTGCTTTGTGTTATGAACTAAAGCCGGTTATTGATTTGTCTCACGTCAGGGCAATAGCCGTTACGTCTACTTCCGGCACTATTATCCCCTTAGATAAAAGCAATCGGCCTTTGCATGCAGCTATTATGTATAGTGATCCGCGATCTGTGCAGGAGGCCAGGCTTTGCAAAGCAGCTGCCAGTACCTCTGGATCAATGGGCTTTACTGCATTTAATGCTTCCTGTGGGCTGTCAAAAATGGTTTGGTTTGTAAATAACTTTCCGGAGAAAGCAAGCCAGCTGGGAATGTTCATTCACGCAGCCGACTATATCACAGGTCAGTTAAGCGGCAATTTTAAAGTAACCGATTATACAAATGCACTCAAATCGGGTTATGATATTGTGCAACTCCAATGGCCAGATTTCATTACAAAAGCCTTGCCTATAAAACCAGAATGGTTGCAGGAGGTGGTGCCTACCGGTGTTTCGGTTGGTTGCCTAAAATCCGAACTCGCTGAGCAACTGGGCTTGTCTGACAAGATTATCATTACGGCAGGAGTGACTGATGGCTGTGCCTCACAAGTAGCCTCAGGAGCAGTAAAGCCGGGGGATTGGAATACAACGATCGGTACTACATTAGTTATTAAAGGTGTTACTGCCAAGGAAGTAAAAGACCCAACAGGTGTACTTTATTGCCATCGGCACCCGGAAGGATACTGGATGCCGGGTGGGGCCAGCAATACAGGTGCCGATTGGGTAAGCCGTTTATTTGGGCAGTCCGACCTGAATGAAATAAATGCAGCAGCTGCGAAATTAATACCAACAGGACTACTAGCTTGGCCCTTGCTGCAGCAAGGTGAACGTTTTCCTTTTGTGGCACCTGATGCCCAGGGGTTTGCTCCTGAGGAGTTATCAGAGGCAGAATTGTTTACCGCCTATATGGAAGGCGTAGCCTATATCGAACGCTATGCCTATGAAAGAATACAGATGCTCTCTGGTGAAACCATTCACCAAGTGTATACAGCTGGAGGGGCCAGTAACAGCGATGCATGGCTGACCATCCGAAGTAATGTTCTCGGCGTCCCTGTATACAAAATGCAGAGTGTTTCAGGCGCTGCAGGCGCCGCTATACTAGCTGCATCAAAAACCTATTACACCTCTTTGTCGGAAGCTGCCGGTAATATGGTGCAGGTGCAAAAGATTGAAACACCCGACAAGGATTTAGTAGACCAGTATGATCAAACCTATACCCAATTTATTAATACCCTAAAACTAAAGGGTTATATACCCGAGTAG
- a CDS encoding SRPBCC family protein: MANNEQYGSWHADNEFQPFEGKSGVINVGNNERVLSAAAGAFLLTSGLGNLFKSPISALVRTAVGGLLLYRGASGHCPIYASMGKTTGVTHTQAINIRTSLIVNKPKDEVYAFWRKLENLPLFMKHIASVTEIDSKHSHWEANIPGNIGKVKWNAEIVKEEPGYLIGWQSIPNSTINNAGKVTFNDALNGQGTELEVVVTYHPPAGEIGSGLAKALNPVFEKMVRRDVMNFKDYIETKHAGNKSSTSGPSGMAAMQTSGKETVDMGNSTPSMGTTPGSTTGASNTTTSSATGRGTGAQGTQGSQRGTGIQGGQSSPGSTSTNI; the protein is encoded by the coding sequence ATGGCAAATAATGAGCAATACGGCAGCTGGCATGCTGACAATGAGTTTCAACCATTTGAAGGCAAAAGCGGCGTGATCAATGTAGGCAATAACGAGCGCGTATTGAGTGCGGCAGCGGGTGCTTTTCTTCTTACATCTGGTTTGGGCAATTTGTTTAAAAGCCCTATTAGTGCATTGGTAAGAACAGCTGTTGGTGGCTTACTGCTTTATCGTGGTGCATCTGGTCATTGCCCCATTTATGCCAGCATGGGTAAAACGACTGGTGTAACCCATACACAAGCCATTAATATTCGTACAAGCCTAATTGTCAATAAGCCGAAGGATGAAGTGTATGCATTTTGGCGCAAGCTGGAGAACCTTCCTTTATTCATGAAGCATATTGCTTCAGTAACGGAGATCGATAGCAAACACTCGCATTGGGAAGCCAATATCCCAGGCAACATAGGTAAGGTAAAATGGAATGCGGAGATTGTGAAGGAAGAACCGGGCTATTTGATTGGCTGGCAGTCTATCCCCAACTCCACGATCAATAATGCCGGTAAGGTAACCTTCAACGATGCCTTGAATGGACAGGGCACAGAACTGGAAGTGGTGGTTACGTATCACCCGCCAGCTGGCGAAATAGGTTCTGGCCTGGCCAAAGCCCTGAACCCGGTATTTGAAAAAATGGTACGCCGCGATGTGATGAACTTTAAGGATTACATTGAAACAAAACATGCTGGTAACAAATCATCTACCAGTGGACCATCTGGAATGGCAGCTATGCAAACTAGCGGTAAGGAAACGGTTGATATGGGCAACAGCACGCCTTCTATGGGTACAACCCCAGGCAGTACTACCGGCGCTTCTAACACTACTACCAGCAGCGCTACCGGGCGTGGTACTGGTGCTCAAGGTACGCAGGGTAGCCAACGTGGTACTGGAATCCAAGGTGGCCAAAGCAGCCCTGGCAGTACGTCTACAAACATATAA
- a CDS encoding glycerophosphodiester phosphodiesterase family protein, producing the protein MGRIKWSLFAVSILFISYEGAAQKMHSLKVNSEKELHQFFRRTGKDIPIISGHRGGKFKDYPENSIEALAYTLQHTPAFFEVDPRLTKDSVVVLFHDATLDRTSTGKGKLSDYTWEEVKQLKLKDSEGNITPYRIPTLKEALLWAKGKTLLNLDKKDVPPEMIAKIIDENDAAAHVLLTVHNVKDARFYYEHNSNLMFSAHILKPESLQAFESSGIPWSNIMAYIGPNLTAENKMILDDLHARNVKCMIGTGPSNDKLKDPAERMSSYQELIAGGVDIIESDLPIDVAHALSKQTTKKSKRAKKG; encoded by the coding sequence ATGGGCCGAATAAAATGGAGTCTCTTTGCTGTTAGTATTCTATTTATTAGTTATGAGGGAGCAGCCCAAAAGATGCATTCCCTTAAAGTAAATAGTGAGAAGGAGTTGCACCAGTTTTTCCGGCGTACAGGCAAAGACATCCCTATCATTAGCGGACACCGCGGGGGTAAGTTTAAAGATTACCCGGAGAACTCTATTGAAGCATTGGCGTATACCTTACAACACACACCTGCTTTCTTTGAAGTAGACCCACGACTCACAAAGGATAGTGTTGTTGTTTTATTTCATGATGCTACATTGGACAGAACATCTACCGGTAAAGGCAAGCTTTCTGACTATACCTGGGAGGAAGTGAAACAGCTAAAGCTAAAAGATAGTGAGGGAAATATTACGCCCTATCGGATTCCAACGTTGAAGGAGGCTTTGCTATGGGCCAAGGGCAAAACCCTGCTCAACCTGGATAAGAAAGATGTGCCACCGGAGATGATCGCTAAGATCATTGATGAGAATGACGCAGCCGCCCATGTATTGCTGACTGTACATAATGTAAAAGATGCCCGTTTTTATTACGAGCATAATAGTAACTTGATGTTTTCAGCTCATATCCTGAAGCCAGAAAGCCTGCAGGCTTTTGAAAGTTCTGGCATACCTTGGTCTAATATTATGGCTTATATAGGCCCTAACCTGACAGCCGAGAATAAAATGATCTTGGATGATTTGCATGCACGTAATGTGAAGTGTATGATTGGCACCGGCCCTTCTAATGACAAATTAAAAGATCCGGCAGAGCGAATGAGCAGTTACCAGGAGCTCATCGCTGGAGGCGTTGATATTATTGAGTCCGACCTTCCTATCGATGTGGCCCATGCGCTTTCTAAGCAAACGACTAAGAAAAGTAAAAGAGCAAAGAAAGGGTAG
- a CDS encoding histidine phosphatase family protein, translating to MLTIYLLRHGQTAWNADNNRYCGRTDIPLTETGIRQAETVREQLAGIDFTGVYSSPLQRAHITAKLASGSKVITDERLIEADFGNWENKTKEEFISERPELWHSWIKDPATAKAGGTGESGMDVVLRVDNFFKELRSTYTSGNFLVVAHNGVNRLYMAYKLGMPLCNYRQLVQNNSSVTQFTLDEKGVFTLEYLNSKIR from the coding sequence ATGCTGACGATTTATTTATTGAGACACGGACAAACTGCCTGGAATGCAGATAACAACCGGTATTGCGGACGTACAGATATACCGCTTACTGAAACGGGTATCCGGCAGGCAGAAACAGTTCGGGAACAATTAGCAGGCATTGACTTTACTGGAGTGTATTCATCTCCTTTGCAAAGAGCGCATATTACAGCAAAACTGGCATCTGGAAGCAAAGTGATAACCGATGAACGCCTTATTGAAGCTGACTTTGGTAATTGGGAAAACAAAACAAAAGAGGAGTTCATTTCAGAAAGGCCAGAACTTTGGCACAGTTGGATAAAAGACCCAGCAACAGCAAAAGCCGGGGGTACCGGGGAATCTGGAATGGATGTGGTTTTACGTGTCGATAATTTCTTTAAAGAACTGAGGTCTACCTATACTAGCGGCAACTTTTTAGTGGTGGCTCATAATGGCGTTAATCGTTTGTATATGGCGTATAAGCTGGGCATGCCTTTGTGCAACTACCGTCAATTGGTGCAGAACAATTCTTCGGTTACGCAATTTACACTGGATGAAAAGGGAGTATTTACCCTTGAATACCTTAACTCGAAAATACGTTAA
- a CDS encoding FGGY-family carbohydrate kinase, with amino-acid sequence MTQTQVAYLVVDIGTGNVRVVIVKQDGTIIGEARADIQYKRDQLYPDSIYFEPDQLWQQLVRLGHEALQQAGSVTIKAVTATSQREGIVLIGQQGDSLIGLPNIDHRGREWESRIADKSRVYQLTGRFPTSLFSALKLVGIRERRDTIWSQLSFFLSISDWVEYMFTQKATYEHSQASETLLFDVAANTWSSDLQSLFNMDASLFRPLQASGSITGDILKTVAEEWRISTSAIIVKGGGDTQLAIKSTKPSVEDVVIVSGTTTPIVKLVDTYVTDSEERTWTSRDIEPGRFVFEANAGVTGLNYQRLKEVFYPNESYDVIEKELAANGHISCTASLGSLVATEKAPVIKGGFIFPAPVSHELTRSCFVRATLLDIAFSIAENYQVLNEVSPHHLDYIWACGGGMQSRSLRQLLANIIGKAVKVRKGFQQSSAVGGALLCNEALKISSTQLNDSVETILPQDQEQFKELYADWKRTRNFFSQTS; translated from the coding sequence ATGACACAAACACAAGTAGCTTACCTGGTAGTAGATATAGGCACCGGGAATGTTAGAGTTGTTATTGTAAAACAAGACGGAACGATCATCGGCGAGGCCAGGGCAGACATTCAGTATAAGCGGGATCAGTTATATCCCGACTCTATTTACTTTGAACCGGACCAGCTATGGCAACAATTAGTACGCTTAGGCCATGAAGCGTTGCAGCAGGCCGGCTCTGTAACCATTAAAGCGGTTACGGCTACCAGCCAGCGAGAAGGTATTGTATTGATTGGTCAGCAAGGTGATTCATTGATTGGCCTGCCTAATATAGATCACCGGGGGCGTGAATGGGAAAGTAGGATCGCTGATAAAAGTCGCGTATACCAGCTCACAGGACGGTTCCCTACCTCATTGTTTTCTGCGTTAAAGCTGGTAGGTATACGGGAGCGGAGAGATACTATATGGAGTCAGCTTTCCTTCTTTCTAAGTATTAGTGATTGGGTAGAATACATGTTTACTCAGAAAGCTACCTATGAACATTCACAGGCATCAGAAACATTGCTGTTTGATGTGGCTGCTAATACTTGGAGTTCAGACTTGCAGTCATTGTTCAATATGGATGCTTCGCTCTTCCGGCCCTTGCAGGCATCTGGCAGCATAACCGGCGATATCTTAAAAACAGTGGCTGAAGAATGGCGTATTTCCACTTCAGCCATAATAGTAAAAGGTGGTGGTGATACACAGCTGGCTATTAAAAGTACAAAGCCTTCTGTGGAAGATGTGGTTATTGTTTCAGGTACCACTACACCCATTGTTAAGTTGGTAGATACTTACGTGACCGATAGTGAAGAAAGAACCTGGACTAGCCGCGATATTGAACCGGGCCGCTTTGTGTTTGAAGCAAATGCAGGAGTAACTGGGTTGAACTACCAGCGGTTAAAAGAGGTTTTTTATCCCAATGAAAGTTATGATGTCATTGAAAAGGAGCTGGCGGCTAATGGCCATATTAGTTGTACGGCATCGTTAGGCTCATTGGTTGCTACAGAAAAAGCACCTGTTATAAAAGGTGGGTTTATTTTCCCGGCACCTGTTTCACATGAATTGACCCGTAGTTGTTTTGTAAGGGCTACCTTATTGGATATCGCCTTCTCTATAGCAGAAAACTACCAGGTATTGAATGAGGTTTCACCACATCACCTGGACTATATATGGGCTTGCGGTGGTGGAATGCAAAGCCGGAGTTTAAGGCAATTACTGGCCAACATCATTGGTAAGGCTGTGAAAGTGCGCAAAGGTTTTCAGCAATCTTCAGCAGTAGGGGGTGCCCTGTTGTGTAATGAAGCCTTGAAAATCAGCAGCACCCAGCTGAATGATTCCGTGGAAACTATTTTACCACAAGACCAGGAGCAGTTCAAAGAACTTTATGCAGATTGGAAACGAACAAGAAACTTTTTCAGCCAAACTAGTTGA
- a CDS encoding 2-hydroxyacid dehydrogenase has product MKILVTAPYNEKGLLALKESFGEVIYRPWKVNDRAYNEEELKVLLYETEAEALITEHDHVTAEVINANAHLQFIGVCRGTPSNVDLQAATRHGIPVFYTPARNAQAVAEMFISNVIVFMRRTLQAHDWLLARKWDNGAHTSYLEFKGNELAGKTIGMIGFGAIGQLIARLVENYPCHIQYFDPYVNPSTFPNYKSLSLEEVFSSSDIVSVHLPVTEATKGMIDKSLFDKMKNDAIFINTARAVVVNRNDLYNTLKEDKIKGAILDVFDNEPPDELDYKIIDLPNVLATPHIAGATFEVEDHHVTILNEVLIDWFANGNKTVNRLANKDILSTPIEFESK; this is encoded by the coding sequence ATGAAAATACTAGTAACAGCACCCTATAACGAAAAAGGACTTCTAGCGTTGAAGGAGAGTTTTGGTGAAGTGATCTATAGGCCATGGAAAGTAAACGATAGAGCCTATAATGAAGAGGAACTAAAAGTATTATTATATGAAACAGAAGCCGAAGCCTTGATCACAGAGCATGATCATGTAACGGCAGAAGTGATTAACGCCAATGCTCACCTGCAGTTTATTGGTGTTTGTCGCGGTACCCCTTCCAATGTGGATCTGCAAGCAGCTACCAGGCATGGGATTCCTGTATTTTATACACCAGCCCGCAATGCACAAGCTGTTGCTGAAATGTTCATTTCAAATGTCATTGTTTTTATGCGGCGTACGTTGCAGGCCCATGATTGGCTATTGGCCCGTAAATGGGACAATGGCGCTCATACATCGTACTTGGAGTTTAAGGGCAATGAATTGGCTGGTAAAACGATAGGCATGATAGGGTTTGGTGCTATTGGGCAATTGATAGCCCGCCTGGTAGAAAACTATCCTTGTCATATCCAATACTTTGATCCTTATGTAAATCCATCTACATTTCCTAACTATAAAAGCTTGTCGCTGGAAGAAGTATTCAGTTCTAGTGATATAGTATCGGTGCATTTGCCCGTAACGGAAGCTACAAAAGGAATGATCGATAAAAGCCTGTTTGACAAGATGAAGAATGATGCCATCTTTATCAATACGGCACGCGCTGTAGTGGTTAACCGTAATGATCTTTACAATACCCTGAAGGAAGATAAGATCAAAGGAGCTATATTGGATGTGTTTGATAATGAGCCACCGGATGAATTGGATTATAAGATCATAGATTTACCCAATGTATTGGCCACGCCGCATATTGCAGGAGCCACTTTTGAAGTGGAAGACCATCATGTAACCATATTGAACGAGGTATTGATCGATTGGTTCGCTAATGGAAATAAAACAGTTAACCGGTTGGCCAACAAAGACATTTTATCTACACCTATTGAATTCGAATCAAAATGA